The Ignicoccus islandicus DSM 13165 sequence GAAGGGATTCTATGACTACGTTCTCGTTGACACGCCTGGCCAGCTAGAGATGTTCATGTTTAGACCAGAGGGCACACACATAATGAAGCGATTGGAAATGGTAAAACCAGTATTGATTGTTTACGTTGTAGACGGATCCCTAGCTGACCACCCTGAAGATCTCATGACTTCTTACTTGCTTAACTTAATATTGCAAACGAAAGCAGAGTTACAAGTAATAACTGTTGTTAATAAAGTAGATTTACTTAACGACGCTGCGAGGGAACAAGTCAGAAAGTTAATAGAAACTCCCGAACTCTTTGCCAAGGAAGTGGCTGACAAGGTAGGAGGAATTGCGGCCGATATGATACTCGACTTAGCGCAAGTTGCCGAAAAGTACTCTCCTTCAGCCAGAGCTATTATGGTTTCAGCACGCACGTTAGAGGGAATGAAGGAACTTTACGACGTAATTCACGAAATATATTGTAGTTGCGGTGATCTAACTTGAAGTGTGTTAAGGCAATAAGTCACGGAGGCGCATCAATTCTCAATGCAATACCTACTGGTATTGGTTCGGCCTTCGCTTTGAACTTAAACGTTGAAGTTGAGGTTTGCGAAAGCATGGAGAATCACTTTCCCTCGCATGCTATTGAAGAAGTGTACAACACTATCAAGGCGAAGTATTGTCAACAACTACAAGCAGTAAGCGTTAAGGTTAGGTCCGAAATACCTGCAGGAGGGGGATTGAAGTCTTCGTCTGCGGTCACCAATGCTACAGCCGCAGCTTTAAGTAAGTTGTGCGCACTAAAGGTTTCGCCATATGAAATACTGAGACTTGCTGTGGAGGCCTCAAAGAAAGCGAGAGTTACAATAACGGGTGCTTTAGACGATGCCGCTGCGAGTCTTCTAGGAGGCTTAGTGATTACGAATAATCATGAGATGAAAATACTAGATAGGATGGCACTTCCCGAGCTACCTGTGATAGTAATCCCTAGATCAGGTCGTCGGTACGGCTTTGAAGAAATAAAAGACAGGTTGTCTAGTTTAAAGAGTCAATTTAAAGTAATTGAGGAGAGACTTCTTGATAACAAAGATTTATGGAACGTAATGACACTGAACGGAATCCTAGTTGCGAGCGCTCTTGGTTACTCAACCGAACCAATAACGCAAGCTCTCAAGAGAGGTGCAATAGCAGCATCAATTAGTGGTAATGGCCCTTCTTACGTTATTGTCGCAGAGAAGGATAATTACCAAGAAATTTACGAGTTATTTAAAAATGAAGGCGCTGTCCTTAGTAACATTACTAACGAAAAAGCCTATTACGCTGACTAAATCCGAAGAAGTAAACTCTTAACTTAATTTCAAAGAGCAGAACGACTGGTTGGTGAGAAATGGTTTGCGTTGTAGTCCCCACAGATGATGGAAAAACAGTTAAATTGGGTCACTTTGGAGATGCGAAGAAGTATTTACACTATGTGAAAACTGAAGACGGATGGAAAGTCGTGAAAGAGATACCTAATCCGTATTCTGAAGAAGAAGAGCATGTTCATAATACCTTGGAGAAAAGAAAGGAAATCCTCCGTCTAAATAACGATTGCGACGTCTTCGTCTATACATTCTTCGGACCGGGAGGCGAAAAGTTTATGAAAGAACATGGAAAAATTGTGGTACACGTCGATCCAAAGACGACTATTGAAGAGGCGCTCAGAAAGGTCGAGCAAATTCTAAGCGGAGTAGCACACTAGTCATGGATATATATTAGCTTCAGAGTATTGTCCTCCACACCCTCGATTTTTGCAAAGCCTTTTCTGATGAG is a genomic window containing:
- a CDS encoding shikimate kinase; translated protein: MKCVKAISHGGASILNAIPTGIGSAFALNLNVEVEVCESMENHFPSHAIEEVYNTIKAKYCQQLQAVSVKVRSEIPAGGGLKSSSAVTNATAAALSKLCALKVSPYEILRLAVEASKKARVTITGALDDAAASLLGGLVITNNHEMKILDRMALPELPVIVIPRSGRRYGFEEIKDRLSSLKSQFKVIEERLLDNKDLWNVMTLNGILVASALGYSTEPITQALKRGAIAASISGNGPSYVIVAEKDNYQEIYELFKNEGAVLSNITNEKAYYAD
- a CDS encoding NifB/NifX family molybdenum-iron cluster-binding protein, which gives rise to MVCVVVPTDDGKTVKLGHFGDAKKYLHYVKTEDGWKVVKEIPNPYSEEEEHVHNTLEKRKEILRLNNDCDVFVYTFFGPGGEKFMKEHGKIVVHVDPKTTIEEALRKVEQILSGVAH
- a CDS encoding ATP/GTP-binding protein is translated as MFVVLTGTAGSGKSNLTAALAKWMVDEVGLKISVMNLDPGAEVLPYTPDFDIRNYFTIEEIMKKYKLGPNGAFLKAAELLRQYEREILKSKPVKGFYDYVLVDTPGQLEMFMFRPEGTHIMKRLEMVKPVLIVYVVDGSLADHPEDLMTSYLLNLILQTKAELQVITVVNKVDLLNDAAREQVRKLIETPELFAKEVADKVGGIAADMILDLAQVAEKYSPSARAIMVSARTLEGMKELYDVIHEIYCSCGDLT